In Sphingomonas crocodyli, one genomic interval encodes:
- a CDS encoding GumC family protein, producing the protein MNNEITLYRDPELASQNLALTGGSAQATTDDRVNFGAIASILRRRRTLFLSIFLAIFALGVILTVTQTRIYSASAQVVIDTSKEQVAPGNQEEVLQQGALSSAQVDTEVLIISSRAMANKVAESLNLYKSAAFDPSNVQPGKLARLRSFVTGAPLPVSRRAYDAQAQREFVIDVLQRGLKVTRTGVTYMLVLSYESADPDFAAAVVNEYGRQYALDALARKREANQNALTFLSKRLDGLRKQAQADNEAVQQYRVAHNLLSVNAAQLTEQEVSIYNQQVAGARAAAAEDSARLAEARRQMRNGAAGEDVGESLQSGVVGSLKTQRASLASELANLESRYGERHPEVVKTKNQLAEIDRSIRDEIGKIVSGLNARVNVSQQRLNAVGSNLSGARSTLGTSNKALVGFAELSSKAETSQALYTAYLDRYKAAAAQDGTEKAEARVISWAQVPSQPSSPKVTLNIVLAGLLGMGAGLISAFLAELFFTGLTTGEDVETRVGVQYLGSIPLLGSLGKGKGPPIDAIVEKENVAFAEAFRALRAAIGYSSDVHAQVVLITSALPKEGKSTISACLSRIAALENEKVLLIDCDPHRRSVNSMIVERRDAGLFEVLRGDAEIEDALVLDEASGAWLLPFNDTRTQSSDILAGDAMAALIQKLRADFTYIVLDGAPVLPSADTRILATIADAVVFVARWRKVTDHAVKSALKLLPRGRINMAGIVLSQVDIRKQARFGHGDASYYFNQYKEYYS; encoded by the coding sequence GTGAACAATGAGATTACTCTCTACCGGGATCCCGAGCTGGCGTCGCAGAACCTCGCCCTGACCGGGGGCTCCGCTCAAGCCACGACCGACGATCGCGTCAATTTTGGCGCTATTGCCAGCATCTTGCGCCGCCGGCGCACTTTGTTCCTGTCGATCTTTCTGGCGATCTTTGCGTTGGGCGTGATTCTCACCGTCACGCAAACTCGGATCTATTCCGCCTCGGCGCAGGTTGTCATCGACACGAGCAAGGAGCAGGTCGCTCCGGGTAATCAGGAGGAGGTTCTCCAGCAGGGAGCCCTGTCGTCTGCGCAGGTCGATACCGAGGTTCTGATCATCTCGTCGCGCGCGATGGCCAACAAGGTTGCCGAGAGCCTCAATCTTTACAAGTCCGCGGCCTTCGATCCCAGCAACGTGCAACCGGGCAAGCTTGCGCGTTTGCGCTCTTTTGTAACCGGTGCGCCGCTTCCGGTGTCACGTCGTGCCTACGATGCCCAGGCCCAGCGCGAATTCGTCATCGACGTCCTCCAGCGAGGCCTCAAGGTAACGCGCACAGGCGTCACCTATATGCTAGTCCTATCTTACGAATCCGCTGACCCCGATTTCGCGGCAGCCGTCGTCAACGAATATGGACGTCAATATGCGCTCGATGCGCTGGCCCGTAAGCGCGAAGCCAACCAGAATGCGCTGACCTTCCTTTCCAAGCGTTTGGACGGCCTTCGCAAACAGGCACAGGCGGATAATGAGGCGGTTCAGCAATATCGCGTCGCGCATAATCTGCTCAGCGTGAATGCCGCGCAGCTGACCGAGCAGGAAGTTTCGATCTATAACCAGCAGGTGGCCGGCGCGCGTGCCGCGGCAGCGGAAGATAGCGCGCGGCTCGCCGAAGCGCGCCGGCAGATGCGCAATGGCGCCGCCGGAGAAGACGTCGGTGAGTCGCTTCAGTCAGGCGTTGTGGGGTCGCTCAAGACGCAAAGGGCCAGCCTCGCTTCCGAACTCGCAAATCTGGAATCACGCTACGGAGAGCGGCATCCTGAGGTCGTCAAAACCAAGAACCAGCTTGCTGAGATTGACAGGTCGATCCGTGACGAAATCGGCAAGATCGTCTCGGGTCTCAATGCGCGCGTCAATGTTTCGCAGCAGCGTTTGAATGCGGTCGGGTCAAATCTTAGCGGCGCCCGCAGCACGCTGGGAACAAGCAACAAGGCGCTGGTCGGCTTCGCGGAGCTGAGCAGCAAGGCCGAGACTTCGCAGGCGCTCTACACCGCCTATCTCGATCGCTATAAGGCTGCCGCAGCGCAAGACGGCACCGAAAAAGCCGAAGCGCGCGTGATCTCGTGGGCCCAGGTGCCAAGTCAGCCCAGCAGCCCTAAGGTGACGCTTAATATCGTGTTGGCGGGCCTTCTCGGTATGGGCGCTGGCCTTATCTCCGCTTTTCTCGCCGAACTCTTCTTCACCGGTCTGACGACCGGCGAAGATGTCGAGACACGGGTCGGCGTCCAGTATCTCGGGTCTATCCCGCTGCTCGGGTCGCTGGGCAAAGGCAAAGGCCCCCCGATCGATGCGATAGTCGAGAAAGAGAATGTCGCATTTGCCGAGGCGTTCCGCGCATTGCGAGCAGCGATCGGCTATTCCAGCGATGTGCACGCCCAGGTCGTGCTGATCACATCGGCCCTACCCAAGGAAGGCAAGAGCACAATCTCCGCCTGCCTGTCGCGGATCGCGGCGCTGGAGAACGAAAAGGTGCTCTTGATCGATTGCGATCCGCACCGGCGCAGCGTGAATTCGATGATCGTGGAACGGCGAGATGCTGGCCTCTTCGAGGTTTTGCGCGGTGACGCGGAGATCGAGGATGCGCTTGTACTCGACGAGGCGAGCGGCGCCTGGCTCCTGCCCTTTAACGACACGCGCACGCAAAGCAGCGACATCCTCGCCGGCGACGCGATGGCCGCGCTCATTCAGAAGTTGAGAGCCGACTTTACTTACATCGTTCTGGACGGGGCGCCGGTGCTGCCGTCGGCGGATACGCGCATCCTTGCGACGATTGCCGATGCGGTGGTGTTCGTCGCACGCTGGCGCAAAGTGACCGATCATGCGGTTAAGAGCGCGCTCAAACTCCTTCCGCGTGGCAGGATTAACATGGCGGGTATCGTGCTCAGCCAGGTCGATATCCGCAAGCAGGCCCGCTTCGGTCATGGCGATGCGTCCTACTATTTCAACCAGTATAAGGAATATTATAGCTGA
- a CDS encoding outer membrane beta-barrel protein, whose protein sequence is MKQLRWILACAVISLPTESALAQLQGAPVEGQGVVAGGFRLIPTLTFGTTFDDNVLLRDRRGSDVVGTVAPRVKATSTWSSNQLTVDASSQHRRYAKRSSQNNDAYRVKANGRLDITRTFPVSGAFSYGREVEERGSLGDDPDFDRYVKYQLMTGSLSASKQLNRFIVSANIGRSRYRYSDARERGMIVDQSFRDRTIDTFGGRLAYQVGPTTNVFVSGSYNEVDYARPNLGRDRSSKGATAMGGVGFELTRLLHGEVSLGYIRQEFDDPQFTDFAGLNYNATISYEPTALTSFSFGARRSLTDSAQRDVPGVMVSTFSLNMNHELLRTLILTGNVQLERRNFRGIDRSESYWLYGISARRIVNRFLSVALTYNRQERSSSGVIIGPNFRNNRVSLSMIITK, encoded by the coding sequence GTGAAGCAGTTGCGGTGGATCCTGGCTTGCGCGGTCATCAGTTTGCCGACCGAAAGCGCGCTTGCCCAACTCCAGGGCGCACCGGTCGAAGGGCAGGGCGTGGTCGCCGGCGGCTTCCGATTGATACCCACTCTGACCTTCGGAACGACCTTCGACGACAATGTCCTCCTGAGAGACCGCCGCGGCTCGGATGTGGTGGGAACGGTAGCGCCCAGGGTCAAGGCGACATCAACCTGGTCGAGCAATCAGCTCACGGTCGACGCCTCGTCACAACATCGCCGCTATGCCAAGCGCAGCAGCCAGAATAACGACGCCTATCGCGTCAAGGCGAACGGGAGGCTCGATATAACGCGCACATTTCCCGTTAGCGGCGCGTTTAGCTATGGCCGCGAAGTCGAGGAGCGTGGCAGCCTCGGCGACGATCCCGACTTCGACCGTTACGTCAAATATCAGCTCATGACGGGTTCGCTATCCGCGAGCAAGCAACTCAATCGCTTCATCGTTTCAGCCAATATCGGCCGTTCGCGCTATCGATATAGCGACGCGCGGGAGCGCGGAATGATCGTCGACCAGTCCTTCCGCGATCGAACGATCGACACGTTTGGAGGGCGTCTTGCCTATCAGGTAGGACCTACGACAAATGTGTTCGTGTCGGGCTCCTATAACGAGGTCGATTATGCCCGCCCCAATCTTGGTCGGGATCGTTCATCAAAAGGCGCCACCGCTATGGGTGGCGTCGGCTTTGAACTGACACGTCTTCTCCATGGCGAAGTTTCGCTCGGATATATTCGGCAGGAATTTGACGACCCGCAGTTCACCGATTTTGCCGGACTGAATTATAATGCGACCATAAGTTACGAGCCGACTGCGCTCACGAGCTTTTCGTTCGGGGCTCGTCGGTCTCTCACGGACAGTGCGCAGCGCGACGTGCCGGGTGTCATGGTCAGCACATTCAGTCTGAACATGAACCATGAACTATTGCGGACGCTGATCCTGACAGGAAATGTTCAGCTTGAAAGGCGCAACTTTCGCGGCATCGACCGCTCTGAGTCGTATTGGTTGTATGGGATAAGCGCGCGGCGCATCGTTAATCGCTTTCTCTCGGTAGCACTCACATACAACCGGCAGGAGCGCTCATCGTCAGGTGTCATAATCGGACCCAATTTTCGCAACAACCGCGTGTCATTAAGTATGATCATTACGAAATAG
- a CDS encoding XrtV sorting system accessory protein encodes METVYDWGTVAIFAGLVVLFMQRSSSPDPSDSLWQYLIASVGCATANWLGNRALKLGDATSHLLAIAVLMGTLFFIYRVLKPFDNFKK; translated from the coding sequence ATGGAAACCGTCTATGACTGGGGCACTGTCGCCATCTTCGCAGGCCTTGTCGTTCTTTTCATGCAAAGGTCGAGCTCGCCCGATCCGTCGGACTCTCTCTGGCAATATCTGATCGCGAGCGTCGGCTGCGCAACGGCAAACTGGCTCGGCAACCGCGCGTTGAAGCTGGGCGATGCCACCAGCCATCTGTTGGCGATCGCAGTCCTGATGGGAACGTTGTTTTTCATTTACCGCGTCCTCAAACCATTCGATAATTTCAAGAAGTAG
- a CDS encoding FxDxF family PEP-CTERM protein, with translation MVIDRAEKPWRVSLQFDEVGIICFLNAKLREFYTIETDRSCRDATKHQVASLRRCNRHIRRRYWTKLSVKNLLSTILSIKISLTTRLRLITRDSPVAAGQWFGRLSMALKHKILGAMGAVALSVAFSGAAHADTTYNVNDASGVFTATSDANGVISASFDLNGLPAGTFTDTFQFRVPVNGTGTGSLNTSGRLNSANDLDFISVFVNGVEATYTRLQNGAVEFASITDLPVLADPFINQIVVTYTSRGNGAFSGVATFTPNAVPEAGTWAMMIMGLGAIGGVARRRQRNSASLATA, from the coding sequence ATGGTGATCGATCGGGCCGAAAAGCCCTGGCGGGTATCGCTGCAGTTCGATGAAGTGGGCATTATTTGCTTTCTAAACGCAAAATTGCGCGAATTTTACACGATCGAGACGGATCGATCCTGCCGCGATGCAACCAAACATCAGGTCGCTAGTTTGAGGCGTTGCAACCGCCATATCCGTCGCCGTTATTGGACGAAATTGTCAGTAAAAAATCTGCTCAGCACTATACTTAGTATTAAGATTTCGCTAACGACTCGATTGCGTCTCATTACGCGTGATTCGCCGGTTGCAGCCGGGCAATGGTTTGGGAGGTTGAGTATGGCTTTGAAGCATAAGATTCTGGGAGCGATGGGAGCGGTTGCTCTTTCCGTCGCATTCTCGGGCGCGGCGCATGCCGACACCACCTACAATGTGAACGACGCCAGCGGCGTGTTCACCGCCACGTCGGATGCAAACGGCGTTATCTCGGCCTCGTTCGACCTTAATGGTCTGCCGGCCGGCACGTTCACCGACACGTTTCAGTTCCGCGTTCCGGTGAACGGTACGGGTACGGGTTCGCTGAACACCAGCGGTCGGTTGAACTCCGCTAACGACCTCGACTTCATCAGCGTCTTCGTAAATGGTGTCGAAGCCACTTACACGCGGCTGCAGAACGGTGCGGTCGAGTTTGCTTCGATCACGGATCTCCCGGTTCTGGCCGATCCGTTCATCAACCAGATTGTGGTGACTTACACCTCGCGCGGTAACGGCGCGTTCTCCGGCGTGGCGACCTTTACGCCGAACGCGGTGCCTGAAGCCGGCACGTGGGCGATGATGATCATGGGCCTCGGCGCGATCGGCGGCGTCGCTCGTCGTCGTCAGCGGAACTCGGCGTCGCTCGCGACCGCCTAA
- a CDS encoding SurA N-terminal domain-containing protein, whose protein sequence is MWRYAVVAVASLSLAGCEDKPDGQVIATVNGEEITRPELNAILSTVTPDEKQDAKTLQNLVLDDMIQKRLLAQAAKEEGLDRSQDYLLRSRAANQALLIDAYGKKLLSGVSKPYDADVEAYMRANPWRFSQRIVYRMDQIRIGLGDFRPELVDGAARLDDVASRLESQGIAFQRGGITADSATFTKSDFDKINALQPGEVFKVPQAGMMLVSAVVQRQPSPLEGEKALQVARNLLQTEAGRDTLKNRVAALKKSANIEYQPGFAAPKTSR, encoded by the coding sequence ATGTGGCGCTATGCTGTAGTTGCGGTTGCTTCGTTGTCGCTGGCGGGATGTGAAGATAAGCCGGATGGGCAGGTGATCGCCACGGTCAACGGCGAAGAGATCACTCGTCCTGAGCTCAACGCGATCCTGTCGACGGTAACGCCGGATGAAAAGCAGGACGCGAAAACTCTCCAGAACCTCGTTCTCGACGACATGATCCAGAAGCGGCTCTTGGCTCAGGCAGCCAAGGAAGAAGGACTCGATCGCTCCCAGGACTACCTCCTGCGATCACGCGCAGCTAACCAGGCCCTGCTCATCGATGCCTATGGAAAAAAACTGCTTTCCGGGGTGAGCAAGCCTTATGACGCCGATGTTGAAGCTTACATGCGAGCCAATCCCTGGCGGTTTTCCCAGCGTATTGTCTACCGTATGGACCAGATCCGTATAGGCTTGGGTGACTTCCGGCCAGAGCTGGTGGATGGCGCCGCACGGTTGGACGACGTCGCATCGCGCCTAGAAAGCCAAGGTATAGCATTCCAGCGCGGGGGCATAACGGCAGATTCGGCGACATTCACCAAAAGCGATTTTGACAAAATCAACGCACTTCAGCCCGGAGAAGTATTCAAGGTCCCGCAAGCTGGGATGATGCTGGTTAGCGCCGTCGTGCAAAGGCAGCCTTCGCCGCTGGAGGGCGAAAAGGCCTTGCAGGTCGCGCGAAATCTTCTGCAGACTGAGGCCGGACGGGACACGCTGAAGAATCGGGTTGCTGCCTTAAAAAAGAGTGCCAATATAGAATATCAGCCCGGTTTCGCGGCCCCCAAGACTTCCCGATAG
- a CDS encoding fatty acid desaturase family protein, which yields MMDLVSRLSPAGKAKIKSLSGPRPARFLRTLAGTWAVVATAIATAIYFDHPFAYIFAICIVATRQNLLALLIHEQTHYLGLNSRLGDLIVNVFGAYPLLAVTVEDYASIHLSHHRNYFTSEDPDFLRKSGPDWEFPMSGRKLAGLFLQDLIGLSFIKFALTKKPTREKAKPFKRKFPLPKWVRPAYFVAIATLLTLCGGWFYFLTLWVLPLLTVLPMIVRWGAICEHYYGDEGANVEETSPIILKSRLGALLLPNLNFTMHAYHHYFPGVSFGALPEVHRIFEAEGLVRSDRVFSGHRDYLRFVLSGTRREHGANDPFFGVLPAQDLATKEA from the coding sequence ATGATGGATCTGGTTTCACGACTGTCCCCCGCTGGAAAGGCGAAAATCAAAAGTCTGTCTGGACCTCGTCCGGCTAGGTTCTTGAGAACCTTAGCGGGCACCTGGGCCGTGGTCGCGACCGCGATTGCTACGGCGATATATTTCGATCACCCGTTCGCCTATATCTTCGCGATCTGCATCGTTGCCACAAGGCAGAACCTTCTCGCCTTGCTCATCCATGAGCAGACGCATTATCTTGGTCTCAACTCGCGGCTTGGCGATTTGATCGTGAATGTTTTCGGCGCTTATCCGCTGCTCGCGGTGACGGTGGAGGATTATGCGTCGATCCACCTCAGCCACCATCGCAACTACTTTACTTCGGAGGATCCCGATTTTCTGCGCAAGAGCGGACCGGACTGGGAGTTCCCTATGTCTGGCCGCAAGCTTGCGGGCTTGTTTCTGCAGGATCTGATCGGGCTCAGCTTCATCAAGTTCGCCCTCACGAAGAAGCCTACGCGGGAGAAGGCCAAGCCCTTCAAGCGCAAATTCCCGCTGCCGAAGTGGGTGAGGCCGGCATATTTTGTCGCAATCGCGACCCTTCTGACGCTGTGCGGCGGCTGGTTCTATTTTCTCACTTTGTGGGTCCTGCCGCTCCTGACGGTCCTCCCTATGATCGTGCGGTGGGGGGCGATCTGCGAGCATTATTATGGTGATGAAGGCGCCAATGTCGAAGAGACGTCACCCATCATTTTGAAGTCGAGGCTCGGTGCGCTGCTTCTGCCGAACCTCAATTTCACGATGCACGCCTACCATCACTATTTTCCCGGTGTGTCATTTGGTGCGCTTCCGGAGGTGCATCGGATCTTTGAAGCCGAGGGCCTGGTTCGAAGCGACCGCGTATTCTCAGGTCATCGCGACTATCTCCGGTTCGTTTTGTCCGGTACCCGGCGGGAACATGGGGCCAACGATCCATTCTTCGGTGTTCTGCCAGCCCAAGATCTCGCCACAAAAGAAGCCTGA
- the cfa gene encoding cyclopropane fatty acyl phospholipid synthase produces the protein MSSYRDEVTGILASADIIVGGSRPHDIRVNNEAFFARFLKDGRLGLGEAYVDGWWDCDALDVMFVKLFASRHKVSRQLKSARFLATAMRAKLLPAGSDKRAYNIGAKHYDIGNKLYEKMLDPRMVYTCAYWKHATTLEAAQEAKLDLVCRKLKLEPGMHVLDVGCGWGSFAKFAAERYGVRVTGISVSKEQIDLGNKRCAGLPVSLEYMDYRNLSEQYDRIVSIGMFEHVGLQYYDIFMKKMTEALADDGLMLLHTIGFNDSKFFNPWLDKYIFPGAHVPSLAQITSPMENRLTVEHLQNIGVNYDPTLMAWYDNFMAAWPELEGDYDERFKRMWSYYLLSSAAGFRGRFIQVWQFVLSKEGVPGGYYFDEEARFKSGRAEHGPSV, from the coding sequence ATGAGCAGCTATCGCGACGAGGTAACGGGTATTCTCGCGAGCGCCGATATCATTGTCGGTGGATCGCGGCCGCACGACATTCGCGTCAACAATGAGGCATTTTTTGCCCGCTTTCTGAAAGACGGACGGCTTGGTCTCGGCGAAGCCTATGTTGATGGTTGGTGGGATTGCGACGCACTCGACGTCATGTTCGTCAAGCTGTTTGCTTCGCGGCATAAGGTCAGCCGGCAACTCAAGAGCGCTCGTTTTCTTGCGACCGCGATGCGAGCAAAGCTCCTCCCGGCTGGGTCTGACAAGCGCGCCTACAATATCGGCGCCAAGCACTATGATATTGGTAATAAGCTCTACGAAAAGATGCTGGATCCGCGTATGGTTTATACCTGCGCCTACTGGAAACATGCGACCACACTCGAGGCGGCCCAGGAGGCCAAGCTCGATCTGGTCTGCCGCAAATTGAAGCTCGAGCCGGGCATGCATGTTCTCGATGTCGGTTGCGGCTGGGGCAGTTTCGCGAAGTTTGCCGCAGAGCGATATGGCGTCCGCGTAACTGGTATCAGCGTATCCAAGGAGCAGATCGACCTTGGAAACAAGCGTTGTGCCGGCCTGCCGGTGTCGCTGGAATATATGGATTACCGTAATCTCAGCGAACAATATGATCGTATCGTCTCGATCGGCATGTTTGAGCATGTAGGATTGCAATATTACGATATCTTCATGAAGAAGATGACCGAAGCTCTGGCCGATGATGGCCTGATGCTTTTGCATACCATCGGCTTCAACGATTCGAAATTCTTCAATCCGTGGCTGGACAAGTACATATTCCCGGGCGCACACGTGCCTTCGCTCGCACAGATTACGTCACCAATGGAGAACCGCCTCACGGTCGAGCATCTTCAGAACATTGGTGTGAACTATGACCCAACATTGATGGCGTGGTATGACAACTTCATGGCTGCCTGGCCCGAGCTGGAAGGCGACTATGACGAGCGCTTCAAGCGGATGTGGTCCTATTACCTGCTGTCGTCTGCGGCAGGGTTCCGTGGTCGCTTCATCCAGGTGTGGCAATTTGTCTTGAGCAAAGAGGGCGTGCCGGGCGGCTACTACTTCGACGAGGAGGCGCGCTTTAAGTCTGGACGGGCCGAGCACGGGCCGTCCGTTTGA